From Pandoraea vervacti, the proteins below share one genomic window:
- the ttcA gene encoding tRNA 2-thiocytidine(32) synthetase TtcA, which translates to MSAVMPETGAPMAATGNATADSVKKAQKLAFENNKLEKRLFRLTGQAIGDYNMIEQGDRVMVCMSGGKDSYAMLDILLKLRERAPIDFSIVAVNLDQKQPGFPEHVLPDYFRSIGVDFHIENQDTYSIVKRVVPEGKTTCSLCSRLRRGILYRVAGELGATKIALGHHRDDIIETLFLNIFYGGKLKGMPPKLQSDDGKNVVIRPLAYVREPDLERYAEYKQFPIIPCTLCGSQPNLKRAEMKSLIRLWEKQHPGRIKSIFSALSNVVPSHLMDTNLHDFKNLRATGQPDPLGDIAFDEAPCGDEDDAGIIRITQFDD; encoded by the coding sequence ATGAGTGCCGTCATGCCCGAGACCGGCGCGCCGATGGCCGCGACCGGCAATGCCACCGCCGACAGCGTGAAGAAGGCGCAGAAGCTGGCGTTCGAGAACAACAAGCTCGAAAAGCGTCTGTTCCGTCTGACGGGGCAGGCCATCGGCGACTACAACATGATCGAGCAGGGCGATCGCGTGATGGTGTGCATGTCCGGCGGCAAGGACAGCTATGCCATGCTCGATATCCTGCTCAAACTGCGCGAGCGTGCGCCGATCGACTTCTCGATCGTCGCCGTCAACCTCGATCAGAAGCAACCGGGATTCCCGGAGCATGTGCTGCCCGATTACTTCCGCTCCATCGGTGTAGATTTCCACATCGAGAATCAGGACACGTATTCCATCGTGAAGCGCGTGGTGCCCGAGGGCAAGACCACGTGTTCGCTGTGCTCGCGTCTGCGTCGCGGCATTCTCTATCGCGTGGCGGGCGAGCTCGGGGCGACGAAGATCGCGCTGGGCCATCATCGCGACGACATCATCGAGACGCTGTTCCTGAATATCTTCTATGGTGGCAAGCTCAAGGGCATGCCGCCGAAGCTGCAATCGGACGACGGCAAGAATGTCGTGATCCGGCCGCTGGCCTATGTGCGGGAACCGGATCTGGAGCGTTACGCCGAGTACAAACAGTTCCCGATCATTCCGTGCACGTTGTGCGGCAGCCAGCCCAACCTGAAGCGTGCGGAAATGAAGTCGCTCATTCGCCTGTGGGAGAAGCAGCACCCGGGGCGCATCAAGTCGATTTTCAGCGCGTTGTCCAACGTGGTGCCGTCGCACCTGATGGACACGAATCTGCACGACTTCAAGAACTTGCGTGCAACGGGGCAACCCGATCCGCTCGGCGACATTGCGTTCGACGAGGCGCCCTGTGGCGACGAGGACGATGCGGGCATCATTCGCATCACGCAGTTCGACGACTGA
- a CDS encoding dihydroneopterin aldolase: MHSALSHPRLMDCRRMFLRDYEVFINIGVHDHEKRGEQRVLINVQLFVPLADSTPTEDKLDEVVDYDFMRETIAKRVGQGHIHLQETLCDDVARALLAHPRVRAVGVSTEKPDVYPDCHSVGIEVFQMKDA; this comes from the coding sequence TGATGGACTGCCGTCGCATGTTCCTGCGCGACTATGAGGTGTTCATCAATATCGGCGTGCACGATCACGAAAAGCGTGGCGAGCAGCGCGTGCTCATCAACGTGCAATTGTTTGTGCCGCTGGCCGACAGCACGCCCACGGAAGACAAGCTCGACGAAGTCGTCGACTATGACTTCATGCGCGAGACCATCGCCAAACGCGTGGGGCAAGGCCATATCCATTTGCAGGAAACCCTTTGCGACGACGTCGCGCGTGCGCTGCTGGCGCATCCGCGCGTGCGAGCCGTGGGCGTGTCGACCGAGAAGCCCGACGTTTATCCCGATTGCCACTCGGTCGGCATCGAAGTGTTCCAGATGAAGGATGCCTGA
- the glmU gene encoding bifunctional UDP-N-acetylglucosamine diphosphorylase/glucosamine-1-phosphate N-acetyltransferase GlmU, whose amino-acid sequence MNIVILAAGMGKRMRSKLPKVLQPLAGRPLLSHVIATARKLEPGKLIVVIGHGGDAVREAVAGDGVLFAEQAQQLGTGHAVQQAVSLLDESASTLVLYGDVPLTRAETLKGLIDAAGKDKLGVLTVDLDNPTGYGRIVRDAAGNVQRIVEQKDANEAELAIREINTGILVAPTRALKEWLGGLKNQNAQGEYYLTDVIACAVADGVSVVTTQPAFAWEPNGVNDKAQLAELERDYQRNAAGALLAAGVTLIDPARFDLRGEIACGTDVSIDVNCVFEGKVTIGDGVSIGANCVIRNTTIGAGTRIEAFSHLDGAAVGVDAHIGPYARLRPGADLADEVHIGNFVEVKNASLAKGSKANHLAYVGDSTVGARVNIGAGTITCNYDGANKHRTVIEDDVFIGSDTQLVAPVTVRRGTTIAAGTTVWKDTPEDSLVLNGKTQEAKAGYVRPRKQKQ is encoded by the coding sequence ATGAATATTGTGATTCTCGCCGCAGGCATGGGTAAGCGCATGCGCTCGAAGTTGCCCAAGGTCTTGCAACCGTTGGCCGGTCGCCCGCTCCTGTCGCACGTGATCGCGACGGCGCGCAAACTCGAACCCGGCAAACTGATCGTTGTGATCGGACACGGCGGCGATGCCGTGCGTGAGGCCGTTGCCGGTGACGGTGTCCTGTTTGCCGAGCAAGCGCAACAGTTGGGCACGGGGCACGCCGTGCAACAAGCCGTGTCGTTGCTCGATGAATCGGCCTCGACGCTCGTGCTCTACGGCGATGTGCCGCTCACGCGCGCCGAGACGCTCAAGGGTCTGATCGACGCCGCCGGCAAGGACAAGCTGGGCGTACTGACGGTCGATCTCGACAATCCGACCGGTTATGGCCGAATCGTGCGAGACGCGGCGGGCAACGTGCAGCGCATCGTCGAGCAAAAGGACGCCAACGAAGCCGAATTGGCGATCCGTGAAATCAACACCGGCATTCTGGTGGCGCCCACGCGTGCCCTCAAGGAGTGGCTTGGCGGACTGAAGAACCAGAACGCACAGGGCGAGTACTACCTGACCGACGTGATCGCGTGCGCGGTGGCGGACGGCGTGTCCGTCGTCACCACGCAGCCAGCCTTCGCGTGGGAGCCGAATGGTGTGAACGACAAAGCGCAACTGGCCGAGCTGGAGCGCGACTATCAACGCAATGCAGCGGGTGCACTGCTGGCCGCTGGCGTCACGCTGATCGATCCGGCGCGGTTCGACCTGCGCGGCGAGATCGCGTGCGGCACCGATGTGTCCATCGATGTGAACTGTGTGTTCGAAGGCAAGGTGACGATCGGCGATGGCGTGTCGATCGGTGCGAACTGCGTCATTCGGAACACGACCATCGGCGCGGGCACCCGCATCGAGGCATTCAGCCATCTGGACGGTGCGGCTGTCGGCGTGGACGCGCATATCGGGCCTTACGCGCGACTGCGTCCGGGGGCGGATCTCGCGGACGAAGTGCACATCGGCAACTTCGTGGAGGTGAAAAACGCCTCCCTGGCGAAGGGCTCGAAGGCCAATCATCTGGCGTATGTCGGCGATTCGACCGTGGGCGCGCGCGTGAACATCGGCGCTGGCACGATCACGTGCAATTACGATGGTGCGAACAAGCACCGCACGGTCATCGAGGACGACGTGTTCATCGGTTCGGACACGCAGCTCGTCGCGCCGGTGACGGTGCGTCGCGGCACGACCATTGCTGCGGGCACGACCGTCTGGAAGGACACGCCGGAAGATTCGCTGGTGCTCAATGGCAAGACGCAGGAAGCGAAGGCGGGTTATGTCCGCCCGCGCAAGCAGAAGCAGTAA